The following are encoded together in the Pelagicoccus enzymogenes genome:
- a CDS encoding ATP-binding cassette domain-containing protein, whose amino-acid sequence MLIRALHTAQLNIHDWRLAPDETWCVLGNNASGKSQLAAALCGEPVAGQIEIEDAPSRAAWVGFETLQSDYEQQLANDETDFLDRLDHGSTGLEILLESGASETEIREQAERFGIAPLLNRGCRLFSSGELRRVQILAHWLGKPDLLILDEPFDALDIQAYAECSTLFESLIKSGQRILLLVNRIEDVAPWSSHLAVLHNGKLAATGPRSEVLQAPALAARARSAPSAQVRLPPTLRPGATSFSPLVKLSDASINYSGVSQFERFDWTLNTGDHTLITGPNGCGKSTLLALLTGDHPQCYSNQIEIFGYRRGSGESIWDIKRHIGYVSPSLHRDYRVSCSVETTVLSGFHDSIGLYQASNAQELATARQWLSLFELSKYGQRPFRSLSYGHQRLALIARALVKQPALVILDEPTQGLDDLNRHLVLACLMKLASLRHSTLLFVSHREDEHLPLFEKRLHFEATHRESPRFRIRKLS is encoded by the coding sequence ATGCTCATCCGCGCCTTGCACACAGCTCAACTCAACATCCACGACTGGCGACTGGCTCCAGACGAGACCTGGTGCGTGCTCGGCAACAACGCCTCGGGAAAAAGCCAGCTCGCGGCCGCGCTTTGCGGCGAACCCGTGGCCGGCCAAATCGAAATCGAAGATGCCCCCTCGAGAGCGGCCTGGGTCGGCTTCGAGACGCTGCAATCGGACTACGAGCAGCAACTCGCCAACGACGAAACCGATTTCCTCGATCGACTCGACCATGGCTCCACCGGACTCGAGATCCTGCTCGAATCCGGGGCCTCAGAAACGGAAATCCGCGAACAAGCAGAACGCTTCGGCATCGCCCCCTTGCTCAACCGCGGATGCCGCCTCTTCTCCAGCGGCGAACTCAGACGCGTGCAAATCCTCGCCCACTGGCTGGGCAAGCCCGACTTGCTCATCCTCGACGAACCCTTCGACGCCCTCGATATCCAAGCTTACGCCGAATGCTCCACCCTCTTCGAGTCCTTGATAAAAAGCGGCCAACGAATCCTCTTGCTCGTCAACCGCATCGAGGACGTCGCTCCCTGGAGCAGCCATCTCGCCGTCTTGCACAATGGAAAGCTCGCCGCTACCGGCCCCCGCTCAGAGGTTTTGCAAGCACCCGCTCTCGCAGCCCGGGCCCGGAGCGCCCCATCCGCTCAAGTACGACTGCCCCCTACGCTTCGACCAGGAGCCACAAGCTTCTCTCCGCTTGTTAAGCTATCAGATGCATCTATTAACTATAGTGGCGTATCCCAATTCGAACGCTTCGATTGGACGCTCAATACGGGCGATCACACTCTCATTACCGGACCGAACGGCTGCGGAAAGTCCACGCTGCTGGCGTTGCTAACCGGCGACCATCCTCAGTGCTACAGCAACCAAATCGAGATATTCGGCTACCGACGCGGCAGTGGGGAAAGCATTTGGGACATAAAGCGCCACATCGGCTACGTATCGCCCAGCCTGCACCGCGACTATCGCGTGAGCTGCAGCGTGGAAACGACGGTGCTCTCCGGATTTCACGACAGCATCGGCCTCTACCAAGCCTCAAACGCCCAAGAGCTCGCCACCGCACGCCAGTGGTTATCTCTTTTCGAGCTCTCGAAATACGGCCAACGTCCCTTCCGCTCACTGTCTTACGGACATCAGCGACTCGCCCTCATCGCCCGCGCCCTCGTCAAGCAGCCCGCCCTCGTCATCCTCGACGAACCCACCCAAGGGCTCGACGACCTGAACCGCCACCTCGTGCTCGCCTGCCTCATGAAATTGGCATCGCTAAGACACAGCACGCTGCTCTTCGTCAGCCACCGCGAGGACGAGCATCTTCCGCTCTTCGAAAAGCGGCTCCATTTCGAAGCGACCCATCGGGAAAGCCCACGTTTTCGCATCCGTAAGCTCAGCTAA
- a CDS encoding MBL fold metallo-hydrolase has protein sequence MQFSILGSSSSGNAGLLLTENCKVLIDAGFSCKRLCGMLEERGVKPEEIDAIFVTHEHSDHTAGISTFAKRFGPKVFANPLTAKALQPKLKNKPNWALFQTGAQFEFRDLTVESFSIPHDAHDPVGFTFTSGRGDDLFSPIKRMAWVTDLGFAPRNIAQRIQDVDTLVVESNYDDQMLQDDTRRPWALKQRISGRHGHLSNSAAKDLLSSIERPRWNRVYLAHLSSDCNSSAAVDTTFAELRRTAPFQIETIHSGGGSALAAV, from the coding sequence ATGCAATTCTCCATTCTAGGTAGCTCCAGTTCCGGCAACGCCGGCCTGCTGCTCACGGAAAATTGCAAGGTCCTCATCGATGCCGGCTTCAGCTGCAAGCGCCTCTGCGGCATGCTCGAAGAACGCGGCGTCAAGCCCGAGGAAATCGACGCCATCTTCGTCACCCACGAGCACAGCGACCACACGGCAGGCATCTCCACCTTCGCTAAGCGATTTGGCCCCAAGGTCTTCGCAAACCCGCTTACCGCCAAGGCCCTCCAGCCCAAGCTCAAGAACAAGCCAAACTGGGCCCTCTTCCAGACCGGCGCCCAATTCGAGTTCCGAGACCTCACCGTCGAGAGCTTTTCCATCCCCCACGACGCCCACGACCCGGTAGGCTTCACCTTCACCTCCGGCCGGGGAGACGACCTTTTCTCGCCTATCAAGCGAATGGCCTGGGTCACCGACCTCGGCTTCGCGCCCCGAAACATAGCCCAGCGTATCCAAGACGTAGACACGCTCGTCGTCGAATCGAACTACGACGACCAAATGCTGCAGGACGACACCCGTCGCCCCTGGGCCCTCAAGCAACGGATCAGCGGCCGCCACGGCCACCTGTCCAATTCCGCGGCCAAGGACCTGCTCTCCTCGATCGAGCGCCCCCGATGGAACCGCGTTTACCTCGCCCACTTGAGCAGCGACTGCAATAGCTCCGCTGCTGTCGACACTACCTTTGCAGAACTGCGCCGCACGGCGCCCTTTCAAATCGAAACGATCCATTCAGGCGGAGGCAGTGCCCTCGCCGCCGTGTAG
- the pyk gene encoding pyruvate kinase: protein MYQDSHRIPRRTKVIFTIGPATDSEEMLESLIGKHYVDICRINMAHANHDYVRTVVRRIRKVGERLNRHIPIMMDVKGPEVRTGDLEAPIELEEGQIFDFTIKPGGEDARGSSGEEIRSVDVNYAELINDVEVGSIVLVDNGLIRLEVLEKINNRIRCKVLIPGELTSRRHINLPGVKVNLPALTEKDRNDTRVGIEEGVDFYALSFVRESSDLQLLRDFLDANGAHRSLIIAKIEDQSAITNLYSIVQDCDGLMVARGDLGIECPFETLPTIQRKAVKACLTLGKPVIIATHMLESMISSPMPTRAEVSDVANAVLEEADCVMLSGETTVGQYPEQCVEAITKISTEVDRKGEKTGFARHFSLNSDKAKIQHSAVVMANELNAVAIICFTRSGNMAKGVSALRPERSPIFAFSNSHDTIKQLRMHHGVIPFEMIFCTEPDATVSRAMKHLKKMGYLIPGDKIVVVSDILASDSVIDSIQLRTVSAD, encoded by the coding sequence ATGTATCAGGACTCACATCGCATCCCTCGACGTACGAAAGTCATCTTTACCATCGGTCCCGCTACCGACAGCGAAGAGATGCTCGAAAGCCTCATCGGCAAGCATTACGTCGATATCTGCCGCATCAACATGGCGCACGCTAACCACGACTACGTTCGCACCGTAGTCCGCCGCATCCGCAAGGTGGGAGAGCGTCTCAACCGCCATATCCCCATCATGATGGACGTAAAAGGCCCCGAAGTCCGCACCGGCGACCTGGAAGCTCCCATCGAGCTCGAGGAAGGCCAAATCTTCGACTTCACCATTAAGCCCGGAGGCGAAGACGCGCGCGGCAGCAGCGGAGAGGAAATCCGCTCCGTCGACGTCAACTACGCCGAACTCATCAACGACGTCGAAGTCGGATCCATCGTTCTCGTGGACAACGGTCTCATCCGCCTCGAAGTCCTCGAGAAGATCAACAACCGCATCCGCTGCAAGGTCCTCATCCCAGGCGAGCTCACCAGCCGTCGCCACATCAACCTCCCCGGCGTCAAGGTCAACCTCCCCGCCCTTACCGAGAAGGACCGCAACGACACCCGCGTGGGAATCGAGGAAGGCGTCGACTTCTACGCCCTCTCCTTCGTGCGCGAGAGCTCCGACCTGCAACTTCTGCGCGACTTCCTCGACGCCAACGGAGCCCACCGCTCCCTCATCATCGCCAAAATCGAAGACCAGTCCGCCATCACCAACCTCTACAGCATTGTGCAAGACTGCGACGGCCTCATGGTCGCTCGCGGCGACCTCGGTATCGAGTGCCCCTTCGAAACCTTGCCCACCATCCAGCGTAAAGCGGTCAAGGCCTGCCTCACCCTTGGCAAGCCCGTCATCATCGCCACCCACATGCTGGAATCGATGATCAGCAGCCCGATGCCCACTCGCGCCGAAGTCTCCGACGTGGCAAACGCCGTACTCGAAGAGGCGGATTGCGTAATGCTCTCCGGCGAAACCACCGTTGGCCAATACCCTGAGCAATGCGTGGAGGCCATCACCAAGATCTCCACCGAAGTCGACCGCAAGGGAGAAAAGACAGGCTTTGCCAGACACTTCTCGCTCAACAGCGACAAGGCGAAGATCCAGCACTCCGCCGTGGTCATGGCCAACGAGCTCAACGCGGTTGCCATCATCTGCTTCACCCGCAGCGGCAACATGGCAAAAGGCGTTTCTGCCCTCCGCCCCGAGCGCTCGCCCATATTCGCCTTCTCGAATTCCCACGACACCATCAAGCAGCTGCGCATGCACCATGGCGTCATCCCCTTCGAGATGATCTTCTGCACCGAGCCCGACGCCACCGTCAGCCGCGCCATGAAGCACCTCAAGAAGATGGGCTACCTCATCCCCGGCGACAAAATCGTGGTCGTATCCGACATCCTCGCATCCGACTCCGTCATCGACTCCATCCAGCTCCGTACCGTATCAGCGGACTAA
- the gdhA gene encoding NADP-specific glutamate dehydrogenase, producing MSTYLKRSLDTLSERNPAQTLFMQAVTEVFESLEPLLAEIPDIQANAILERISEPERQIMFRVAWVDDQDRIQVNRGYRVGFSSALGPYKGGMRFHPTVKLDVIKFLAFEQIFKNSLTGLGIGGGKGGSDFDPKGKSDGEVMRFCQAFMSELYPYLGEGTDVPAGDIGVGAREIGYLSGQYKRLTKRFAQGVLTGKQVGLGGSLARKEATGYGAVYFAAEMLATRNDSLEGKNCVVSGSGNVAIYCARKICELGGKVIAMSDSGGSIHDPAGIDLDIVTSLKEVERARIQEYSNRRHGSKYFEGQKVWNFPCDIAFPCATQNELNAEDAKSLLDNDCIAVVEGANMPTTPDAIALLRKKDALFAPGKAANAGGVAVSALEMQQNAALQNWSFAQVDERLNAIMAHIHKDCVFYANKYRRPDDYVFGANVAGFLKVAEAVKSYGVT from the coding sequence ATGAGTACCTATCTGAAACGTTCCCTCGACACCCTCTCGGAGCGCAATCCGGCACAGACCCTCTTCATGCAAGCCGTCACCGAGGTCTTCGAATCGCTCGAACCCTTGCTGGCAGAGATTCCAGACATCCAGGCCAACGCCATCCTCGAGCGCATCTCCGAGCCGGAACGGCAGATCATGTTTCGCGTCGCATGGGTCGACGACCAAGACCGTATCCAAGTAAACCGTGGCTACCGCGTCGGCTTTTCTTCCGCTCTCGGCCCCTACAAAGGAGGCATGCGCTTCCACCCCACCGTCAAGCTCGACGTCATCAAGTTCCTCGCCTTCGAGCAAATCTTCAAGAACAGCCTCACCGGCCTCGGAATCGGCGGCGGCAAGGGCGGTTCCGACTTCGACCCCAAAGGCAAATCCGACGGCGAGGTCATGCGCTTCTGCCAAGCCTTCATGAGCGAGCTCTATCCCTACCTCGGCGAGGGCACTGACGTGCCCGCAGGCGACATAGGCGTCGGAGCAAGGGAGATCGGGTATTTGTCGGGCCAATACAAACGGCTCACCAAACGCTTCGCCCAAGGCGTGCTTACCGGCAAGCAAGTCGGTCTCGGAGGATCGCTGGCCCGTAAAGAGGCCACCGGCTACGGCGCCGTCTACTTCGCCGCTGAGATGCTCGCCACCCGCAACGACAGTCTCGAAGGCAAGAACTGCGTCGTCTCCGGGTCCGGCAATGTCGCCATCTACTGCGCCCGCAAGATCTGCGAGCTCGGCGGCAAGGTCATTGCCATGTCCGACTCCGGCGGCAGCATTCACGATCCCGCCGGCATCGACCTCGATATCGTCACCTCCTTGAAGGAAGTCGAACGCGCCCGCATCCAAGAGTATTCAAATCGTCGACACGGCTCCAAGTACTTCGAGGGCCAAAAGGTCTGGAACTTCCCCTGCGATATCGCTTTCCCTTGCGCCACGCAAAACGAGCTGAACGCGGAGGACGCCAAGTCGCTGCTCGACAACGACTGCATCGCCGTCGTCGAAGGCGCCAACATGCCCACCACGCCGGACGCCATCGCGCTGCTGCGCAAGAAGGACGCCCTCTTCGCCCCCGGCAAAGCAGCCAACGCGGGAGGCGTCGCCGTATCCGCTCTCGAAATGCAGCAAAACGCCGCCTTGCAAAACTGGAGCTTCGCCCAAGTCGACGAACGCCTCAATGCCATTATGGCCCACATCCACAAGGACTGCGTCTTCTACGCCAACAAGTATCGCCGCCCCGACGACTACGTCTTCGGGGCCAATGTAGCTGGCTTCCTGAAAGTCGCCGAGGCCGTCAAAAGCTACGGCGTGACCTGA
- a CDS encoding FG-GAP-like repeat-containing protein gives MKKVPLILAGLWFPASIYATYQSLPFAPSSVPAADTLFTQLTPSDTGLQGKNAYADPEMWGEKYSEFQGGAVGTGLAVGDVDGDGQVDLYAVHKTGPNKLYRQVAPLKFEDITDQAGVAGGTSWGTGSTFADIDNDGDLDLYVCQFDAPNLLFINDGRGRFTEAAAAAGLDLQSGSVIGAFEDYDRDGDLDLFLLTNVLDATEHPEGEPDYLFQNQGDGTFKDVTHSAGIANDRGKGHSATWWDADGDLWPDLYVSNDFEGPDHLYKNNGDGTFTDITDLALPHTAWYSMGSDFGDINNDGRLDLLTSDMANTTHFKSKVTMGDMGGWVDFFDAQVTPQYMKNALFLNSGTHRFMEVAKMTGLSSTDWTWSTRFEDFDNDGWLDLHVTNGMVRSFTDSDMVNKIKALQSKRQIIALVKNSPVLREKNLAFRNDGADTLHFSKVTSEWGLEHEGVSFGSVAADFDNDGDLDLVYSNYEDELSFYRNDSQGNSLIVELAGSRSNSQGIGAQVIVESSQGTQIRKLTVARGVLSSSQAIAHFGLGSDTAAKSVTVHWPSGTVQSFSAVPAKQKIRIQEPTTGATALPAKRAVNPVSGLFTESAKELGLDFTHKEETFNDMVRQPLLPHRMNTLGGGIAIGDADGDGDSDIYFSGAAGQTGALYLNDGNGHYTADAREQPWSRKVQSEEMAPLWIDINRDGALDLYVSSGSVETEAGDPSLNDSLYLNDGHGKFSEADSSIFSPVATSNSVVAAADYDRDGDLDLFVGGRVVPGEYPRAPRSALLRNDEGTLVDVTDSVAPGLADSGMVTAALWTNANGDASRDLLVLAELEAPKYYQNVGGKFAETPYDNGLKHLKGWWNSLAAADVDNDGDIDYIAGNLGLNTKYKANSDHPFRIYFNDFEGSGKCNIVEAKYEGDNLLPVRGRSCSSRAMPYIAEKFPTFHDFGAASLESVYAPEKLQESLVKEATELGSGIFINNGKNKKFTFKRLPRIAQTAPIYGIAAADFNGDGNIDLALAQNFNGPQVETGRYDGGIGLLLLGEGNGEFRGTEANESGIFIEDEARGMAVVDLNADGWPDLLTSRPNNQAQAYLNAGEQQNQSLALSFHSHIRGNPQALGAEILVTYSDKTKRAFELTANSGYLSQNEASIFLGFNSQRTPESVQVAWPDGTRSQALIDTQQRKQLIEQPTSLVAR, from the coding sequence ATGAAAAAAGTCCCCTTGATCCTTGCTGGACTGTGGTTCCCCGCATCCATCTATGCCACCTACCAAAGCCTGCCTTTCGCTCCGTCCAGCGTGCCAGCGGCAGACACCCTCTTCACGCAGCTGACGCCGAGCGATACCGGCCTCCAAGGAAAAAACGCCTACGCCGACCCCGAAATGTGGGGAGAAAAGTACAGCGAATTCCAAGGTGGAGCGGTAGGGACTGGCCTAGCCGTGGGAGACGTCGACGGCGACGGACAAGTCGACCTCTACGCCGTCCACAAAACCGGCCCCAATAAGCTCTACCGCCAAGTCGCTCCCCTGAAATTTGAAGACATCACCGATCAGGCGGGCGTTGCGGGAGGGACCTCCTGGGGTACCGGTTCGACCTTCGCAGACATCGACAACGACGGAGACTTGGACCTCTACGTCTGCCAGTTCGACGCCCCCAACCTCCTTTTCATCAACGACGGCCGAGGTCGCTTCACCGAGGCCGCTGCCGCAGCTGGCCTCGACCTGCAATCGGGCAGCGTCATCGGCGCCTTCGAGGACTACGATCGGGACGGAGATCTCGACCTCTTCCTTCTCACCAACGTCCTCGACGCCACCGAGCATCCTGAGGGCGAACCCGATTACCTCTTTCAAAACCAAGGCGACGGCACCTTTAAAGACGTTACCCATTCAGCCGGGATCGCCAACGACCGCGGCAAAGGCCATTCCGCCACCTGGTGGGACGCTGACGGGGACCTCTGGCCGGACCTATACGTCTCGAACGACTTCGAAGGGCCAGACCACCTTTACAAAAACAACGGAGACGGCACCTTCACCGACATTACAGACCTCGCCCTCCCCCACACCGCATGGTACTCCATGGGCTCCGACTTCGGCGACATCAACAACGACGGCCGCCTCGACCTACTCACCTCCGACATGGCCAACACCACCCACTTCAAGTCGAAGGTCACCATGGGAGACATGGGGGGCTGGGTCGATTTCTTCGACGCGCAAGTCACGCCCCAGTACATGAAGAACGCCCTCTTCCTGAACTCCGGAACCCATCGCTTCATGGAAGTCGCAAAGATGACCGGACTTTCCAGCACCGACTGGACCTGGTCCACCCGATTCGAGGATTTCGACAATGACGGCTGGCTGGACTTGCACGTCACGAACGGAATGGTGCGCTCTTTTACCGACTCGGATATGGTCAACAAAATCAAGGCCCTCCAGTCGAAACGCCAAATCATCGCGCTCGTCAAAAACAGCCCCGTTCTGCGCGAAAAGAACTTGGCCTTTCGTAACGACGGAGCAGATACGCTGCACTTTTCCAAAGTGACCAGCGAGTGGGGCCTCGAGCACGAGGGCGTTTCCTTCGGCTCCGTCGCGGCAGACTTCGACAACGACGGCGACCTCGACCTCGTGTACTCCAACTACGAGGACGAGCTCTCCTTCTACCGCAACGATAGCCAAGGAAATTCCCTCATCGTCGAATTGGCAGGCTCTCGCAGCAATAGCCAAGGCATCGGAGCCCAAGTCATCGTGGAGAGCAGCCAGGGCACCCAGATTCGAAAGCTCACGGTCGCTCGCGGCGTGCTCTCCTCCTCGCAGGCCATCGCTCACTTCGGACTCGGCTCCGATACGGCTGCAAAATCCGTGACGGTCCACTGGCCAAGCGGAACCGTGCAGAGCTTCTCCGCCGTCCCCGCCAAACAGAAAATACGTATCCAAGAACCAACCACAGGAGCCACCGCCCTCCCAGCCAAGAGAGCCGTAAATCCTGTTTCTGGACTGTTTACGGAGAGCGCCAAGGAGCTTGGACTCGATTTCACGCACAAGGAGGAGACTTTCAACGACATGGTTCGCCAACCCCTGCTCCCTCACCGCATGAACACACTCGGAGGCGGCATCGCTATCGGCGACGCCGATGGCGACGGTGACTCCGACATCTATTTCTCAGGCGCGGCAGGACAAACCGGAGCCCTTTACCTGAACGATGGCAACGGCCACTATACCGCCGACGCGCGCGAACAACCTTGGTCCCGAAAAGTCCAGAGCGAGGAAATGGCTCCTCTTTGGATCGACATAAACCGCGATGGGGCCCTCGACCTCTACGTTTCTTCCGGAAGCGTGGAAACCGAGGCGGGAGACCCTTCCTTGAACGACTCGCTGTATCTAAACGATGGACACGGAAAGTTTAGCGAAGCGGACAGCAGCATCTTCAGTCCTGTCGCGACCAGCAACTCCGTCGTGGCAGCGGCGGACTACGACCGCGACGGCGACCTCGACCTCTTCGTAGGCGGACGGGTCGTTCCCGGAGAGTACCCGAGAGCGCCGCGCAGCGCCTTGCTTCGCAACGACGAAGGCACGCTCGTTGACGTTACCGACAGCGTTGCGCCCGGACTCGCCGACTCCGGCATGGTGACCGCAGCCCTCTGGACAAACGCCAATGGAGACGCGTCGCGCGACCTGCTGGTGCTGGCCGAACTCGAAGCCCCCAAATACTATCAAAACGTCGGCGGGAAGTTTGCGGAAACGCCCTACGACAACGGCCTCAAGCACTTGAAAGGCTGGTGGAACTCGCTCGCAGCTGCGGACGTGGACAACGATGGAGACATCGACTACATCGCCGGGAACCTCGGTCTCAACACCAAGTACAAAGCCAACTCGGACCACCCCTTCCGCATCTACTTCAACGACTTCGAAGGCAGTGGAAAGTGCAACATCGTCGAGGCAAAGTACGAGGGCGACAATCTTCTCCCCGTGCGCGGCCGTAGCTGCAGCTCGCGGGCCATGCCCTACATCGCTGAGAAGTTCCCCACCTTCCATGACTTTGGGGCAGCCAGCCTCGAAAGCGTCTACGCGCCGGAAAAGTTGCAAGAGTCGCTGGTCAAGGAAGCCACCGAACTGGGCAGCGGTATCTTCATCAACAACGGGAAGAACAAGAAATTCACCTTCAAGCGCCTTCCCCGCATCGCTCAGACTGCCCCCATCTACGGAATCGCTGCTGCCGATTTTAACGGCGACGGAAACATCGACCTCGCCCTCGCCCAAAACTTCAACGGCCCCCAAGTCGAAACGGGCCGCTACGACGGCGGCATCGGACTCCTCCTGCTGGGCGAAGGCAATGGCGAGTTCCGCGGAACGGAGGCCAACGAGAGCGGCATCTTCATCGAAGACGAAGCCCGTGGCATGGCCGTGGTGGACCTCAACGCGGACGGCTGGCCAGATCTGCTGACAAGCCGCCCCAACAACCAAGCTCAAGCCTACCTCAATGCGGGCGAGCAACAAAACCAGTCCCTCGCGCTGTCCTTCCACTCCCACATCCGGGGCAACCCCCAAGCCCTCGGGGCCGAGATCCTCGTCACCTACTCGGACAAGACGAAACGGGCCTTCGAGCTCACCGCCAACTCCGGCTACCTCTCCCAAAACGAGGCCAGCATTTTTCTTGGCTTCAATTCTCAGCGAACCCCAGAAAGCGTGCAAGTCGCATGGCCGGACGGAACGCGCAGCCAAGCCTTGATCGATACGCAGCAACGCAAGCAACTCATCGAGCAACCCACGAGCTTGGTTGCTCGCTGA
- a CDS encoding thioredoxin domain-containing protein: MLRLIALTLLAWPLCLGANRLSDSQSPYLLQHADNPVDWYPWGPEAFERAEAENKLVFISIGYSTCHWCHVMNRESFSDEEIAAYLNDNYICIKIDREERPDIDSVYMNFVQNLTGTGGWPLNVWLTPDKKPFFGGTYFPPQDDPRRGRGFLQICKDINGFWQNDPDGLLSRSESIVSTLNAKDGAQTSEADTTAISIDRIADAISAHLFAFDEDNKGFGRGEKFPSANTLSFLLRSAATTQLHPEDRETARRIGLETLDAIITGGIRDHLGGGFHRYTVDAGWKLPHFEKMLYDQAMLANALIDAWQLTGEDRYKQAATETLDYVSRDLRDQRGGFYSAEDAESLDPENPSRKREGAYYLWTHQDFERLFPNEAQRAFLIQYFGVKKAGNAPYGNFPREIFEGYNTLRILVSTSTPEQQEWLQDGLAILKSERATRARPHLDDKVITSWNGLAISAFARAGLVFERPDYTQVASDAAQFILQELYDENSQTLYRLFRQNTSPVTGFAEDYAFLVEGLLDLYEATADHRWIQKANTLQDAQDAKFADQEEGGYYLFESTEDIVFNRSKRPSDSALPSPSSVAAKNLARLSQLYDSEIRLKQAETAIAAFGADLQRSGSNFPTLREAILYVARKPLQIVIAGDPESDSVKTMLSEVNRRLLPARMLIYADQADGQAFLGEHLEFIQTARSYDNQATVFVCENFVCQMPTEDQKVLAQQLDAKR, translated from the coding sequence ATGCTTCGACTAATCGCGCTTACCCTCCTCGCTTGGCCCCTCTGCCTTGGCGCAAATCGCCTGAGCGACTCGCAATCCCCCTACCTGCTGCAACACGCCGACAATCCGGTGGACTGGTATCCCTGGGGTCCCGAGGCCTTCGAGAGGGCAGAAGCCGAGAACAAGCTTGTCTTCATCTCCATCGGCTACTCCACCTGCCACTGGTGCCACGTCATGAATCGCGAGTCCTTTTCCGACGAGGAAATCGCTGCGTATCTGAACGACAACTACATCTGCATAAAGATCGACCGCGAGGAGCGGCCCGACATTGACAGCGTTTACATGAATTTCGTGCAAAACCTGACCGGCACCGGAGGCTGGCCATTGAACGTTTGGCTTACCCCCGACAAAAAGCCCTTCTTCGGCGGCACCTACTTTCCGCCGCAGGATGATCCCAGACGCGGACGCGGTTTCCTGCAGATTTGCAAAGACATTAACGGTTTCTGGCAAAACGATCCCGACGGCTTGCTCTCCCGCAGCGAGAGCATCGTCAGCACCCTTAACGCAAAAGACGGAGCCCAAACGAGCGAAGCAGACACCACTGCTATCTCCATCGACCGCATCGCCGACGCGATCTCCGCCCATCTCTTCGCTTTCGACGAGGATAACAAAGGCTTCGGACGAGGCGAGAAATTCCCCAGCGCCAATACCCTGAGCTTCCTGTTGCGCTCCGCCGCCACAACCCAACTACATCCCGAGGACCGCGAGACCGCGCGACGGATTGGGCTTGAGACTCTCGACGCCATCATCACAGGAGGGATTCGCGACCATCTAGGAGGTGGCTTCCATCGCTATACCGTGGACGCCGGGTGGAAGCTGCCCCACTTCGAAAAGATGCTCTACGACCAAGCCATGCTGGCCAACGCCCTCATCGACGCTTGGCAGCTTACCGGAGAAGATCGGTACAAACAGGCGGCAACCGAGACGCTCGACTACGTCAGCCGCGACCTGCGCGACCAGCGTGGAGGCTTCTACAGCGCCGAGGACGCCGAAAGCCTCGACCCCGAAAATCCGAGCCGCAAGCGAGAAGGCGCCTACTACCTTTGGACGCACCAAGACTTCGAACGACTGTTCCCCAACGAAGCCCAACGCGCTTTCCTCATCCAATACTTTGGCGTCAAGAAAGCCGGCAACGCGCCCTACGGCAACTTTCCCAGAGAAATCTTCGAAGGGTACAACACGCTTCGTATCCTAGTTTCCACTTCAACTCCAGAGCAGCAAGAATGGCTACAAGACGGCCTTGCCATCTTGAAGTCAGAACGGGCGACACGAGCGCGCCCACATTTGGACGACAAGGTTATCACATCCTGGAATGGCCTTGCCATCTCCGCCTTCGCTCGAGCTGGACTCGTTTTCGAGCGACCGGATTACACCCAGGTCGCCAGCGATGCGGCGCAATTCATCCTCCAGGAACTCTACGATGAAAACTCCCAAACGCTCTACCGCCTCTTTCGCCAGAACACCTCACCCGTGACCGGATTCGCCGAGGACTACGCCTTCTTAGTCGAAGGACTACTCGATCTCTATGAAGCCACTGCAGATCACCGTTGGATCCAGAAAGCGAATACGCTGCAAGACGCCCAGGACGCAAAGTTTGCCGACCAAGAGGAAGGAGGCTACTATCTCTTCGAATCCACCGAGGACATCGTCTTCAACCGCAGCAAAAGACCTTCCGATTCAGCTCTTCCCTCACCCAGTTCCGTCGCCGCTAAAAACTTGGCTCGCCTTTCCCAGCTCTACGACAGCGAGATACGACTGAAGCAAGCGGAGACTGCGATCGCAGCGTTCGGGGCCGACCTGCAGCGTTCCGGATCAAATTTCCCTACCCTTCGTGAAGCCATCCTCTACGTAGCCAGGAAACCACTACAGATAGTGATCGCCGGGGATCCCGAATCAGACTCCGTGAAAACGATGTTGAGCGAAGTGAACCGACGCTTGCTGCCAGCTCGCATGCTCATCTACGCCGACCAAGCGGACGGACAAGCGTTTCTCGGCGAACACCTAGAGTTCATCCAAACCGCCAGGTCCTACGACAATCAAGCCACCGTTTTCGTCTGCGAAAATTTCGTCTGCCAAATGCCCACCGAAGACCAGAAGGTCCTTGCCCAGCAGCTCGACGCCAAACGCTGA